Genomic window (Leucoraja erinacea ecotype New England chromosome 22, Leri_hhj_1, whole genome shotgun sequence):
GCAGCTTCACCAAGGCAGCTTTCCAACCATCCTCCATCACCTTTGACaagccacccccaccccctatctCGCCACAGCTTGCACCCTGCCAACAAGGGCCGTGTGTCCGAATGTGATGGAGTCATCTCCACTTCTGTGGATAAGTGCAACACTAACAACATGTCTTTTCCCTTAGTACACTGCTGTATAAAACATATAATGCAGTGCATGTATCATTAACAGTACAAGGCTCATTTTTCCATTTGCTGACAAGATTTACATTTTATTAGCATATACAATTTTCTTTCACATGCGTAGATGTCTGGGAAGATTTTACTCAGGTTCCAGCTCCTTAATATGCAGTAGCAGATTTGCCTATACAGTGACCTTCCTTCCCAGAGCCATTTTggtggctgcaccgagcttcagtgtccCTCAGCATGGCAGTCTTGTACTTTGGACAGTGTCGGGCTGAATTATATAGTCAAGGTTACCTCCCATCACTGGCCATCAACTTGGATGAAGAAGCACCTTGATCTGCCTGAAGCTGTCTGCAGTTGCATGCTGCACTCTGATATGTTCCACAGTGCTGTAGTATAGGTGCACTGATGCAGAGGTCATTTGCAGTAAGGGCTATGTGGGGGAAAGCAACAGCATAGAGTCATCCGGCCACTGGGCACTAGTGTAATTAGTTCCCAAACCTCTTGTCAATGGAATGCCTGGGAATGATACATTGATGCCATGGTGACAGAATGTAAATACTTTGCAGTAATTACAATAAAGAACTCTAGTTAATAAATCAAAGCTTCTGGGGCATTAGTTCAGTTACATAAACATATTGCATCACTGTGGCATTTGATGGCCCTGGACAGTTTGTCTACATTGACCATTGACACAAACTCATTATTAGATCGGAGTCCTTATCATTGAAAAGTCGTTGGTTTCATGTTTGTCAAATTTTGTCAAGACTGAGACCCAAACCCACACCTTAAACATTCACACACTCAGGCATCAGCATGGTCTCAGGGGCTACCATTGTCAAATAATACCTTTGGTCCCTTGAGAATGAATAGTCACACTGTACACAACAATCAGACACATAACCAGTTGTGGTGGGCTTTCAGGAACTGTTGGTTGGCCTGAAGACTGGGCGATCACATTGGGAGCTACTGCCACTCTTCCTCAGTCTCCCACAGATAGTAATGGATAGTAGAATGGGCACAGGCATGAGGACGCTCATTGATCCTGGTCTGGATCCAACAACTAGATTGACCCACTCCTTCCTTCATCTGTCTGACAAATTCCCACGTCCCAAACCATCACATTACATTTCCTTATTATGTaaaaggaggctatttggcccatcgagtctatgctggcTCTCAGAGAAGTTTTATTAATCCTCTACCTAGCAACCCATGTTCTCATATTCCTACCCAGCAAGCagctcgtctttgggatgcgggaggaaaccggagttctcaGAGttcccacatgatcacagggaaaagATGCAAACTCTATGCAGAGAGGGcgggaggtcaggaatgaaccaggGTCGCTGGACATGTGAGGCGGTAACTCTACTAGTTGCACTGTGTGCGGTATGTggtacttcaagttcaagtgagtttattgtcatgtgtccctgataggacaatgaaattcttgctttgcttcagcaacaacagaacatagtaggcattgactacaaaacacatgaataaataaactgatgaagtgcaaataacagataatgggttattaatgttcagagttttgtccgagccaggcttaatagcctgatggctttggggaagtagctattcctgaacctggtcgttgcagtcttcaggctcctgtaccttctacctgaaggtagcagggagatgagtgtgtggccaggatggcacTTGCAGCTATGGCAGTGTAGTAGTTCGATTAACGGATGACTTGGAGTATGTGAATTCAAACGCTGCCATGTTTGGGACTTTGAAGTGTAGATGTAAATCCATTTCAATATAGAGATCCTGAAGCATAATATTGTTGCAAAAACCCAATTATGTCCACACACATTGTTTAGGGAAGGAAATTTGGTGGCACCACATCATCAACTTTTAACCACTGTCTGAAATAGCCAATGAAACTATTCAGTTAACCTTCAGAGGGTCAACACATCCTGACCCTGTTggtatacacagtgtttaagaaggaactgcagatgctggagaatcgaaggttacacaaaaaagctggagaaactcagcgggtgcagcagcatctatggagcgaaggaaataggcaacgttttgggccgaaacccttcttcagactgatcgggggcgggggtgggcggggacaagaaaggaaaaaggaggaggagcccgaaagctgggggatgggaggagacagcagggggactgaggaaggggaggagacagcaaggactaacaaaattgggagaattcgagaATTTGtcccttttcctcccccctcgatgttcaaggacccaagcaatcgttccaggtgcgacagaggtttacctgcatctcttccaacctcatctattgcgtccgctgctctagatgtcagcagatctatatcggtgagaccaagcggaggttgggcgatcgtttcgccgaacacctccgctcggtccgcaataaccaagctgacctcccggtggctcagcacttcaactccccctcccactccgtctccgacctctctgtcctgggtctcctccatggccacagcgagcagcaccggaaattggaggaacagcacctcatattccgtttggggagtctgcatcctgggggcatgaacatcgaattctcccaattttgttagtccttgctgtctcctccccttcctcagtccccctgctgtctcctcccatcccccaaccttcgggctcctcctcctttttcctttcttgtccccgcccaccccgatcagtctgaagaagggtttcggcccgaaacgttgcctatttccttcactccatagatgctgctgcacccgctgagtttctccagcttttttgtgtaaccctgacCCTGTTGGTGATGTCCATGTTCAATAagagcaattaaaaataaatagatgcATCCCAGTCACAGTCCCACCACATAAAACAGGAAGGAAAAGGGATGTCATTCTGTTGATCTCAGATTAGAACTAGCACTTTCCCGAGCGCCTCTTTACTCACCTGGCCCCTTTTCTTCTGCCACCATGTGCTACTCATGAAGATCGAATTTGGAGAAAAGGGAAATAAATTTGTAAAAATTCATTCCCCTCAATAATTCACCCATTAAAAATTAATGGAGAATTATGAGCACGTATCCATGTGATAAAAGGATCAATTTACATACAGGTTTTATATTGAACAGTGTTTTTGTGGGAGAGAGTAGAATTTCTTCAAAGACCATCAACATCTCTGAACGGGGTGGTGTATAGATTGGCACCCCTCCACCGTTGTTGTCCGAgttcctctgacctctctgtgtcCCCTGAATATACAAAGTAGAATTGAGTTAAAATGTGCCACCATTCCACCCGTCCCCTCCACGTCCGAGCTCAAATTTATAAGGAGCATTTGGTAGAAAAGCGGACTACAGAGGTTTAATAGTTATGACACAGGCTTACAACACTTGCAAGACTTCTTCATAGATCTAAATCAGAGTCTGAAGGAtccggacctgaaacatcacctatccattatcCACCTGCTACTGCACCATCTAGCTTTCCAAGTGATCCCTTTGTAGCCTTAGAAAACATTCCACGCtatccaccaccacaccaccaaatTTTGCCAGCTGCCAACTTACCTCAGTGTGGATAGGATCTAGAATTCCCACAGGTGATCATTGTTGCTAGCTGGGTTGAATATGCCCAGCAAGCCATTGTGGTCGGTGCACAGATAGCAGCCATTGGGAGCTTGGACTGACAGAAGGTTGTCTGAGTGAAGTTTGATGCAGAAATCCAGAGGAACGTCTCCAGAGACAAAAACATTGTCATTGGGTCCCACGGCCCAGTACTTCCCATTGGTCCCTTAGGAATGAAAATGAATATTCATTTTGTGCCCTGATGATTTACAGGATAATCTTACCTGTTGACTATCTTTATTTCATAACAGAAAGAATACAACATTACGAGAAACAGCACAAGATTCCAGCGATTTTCAGCTAAATGGCATGTTCTATCTTGCAAACAAATGGCTAAAGGAAGGATGGCACAATTCGGACAGAGAAAGTTAATTAGCCTGGATAATGCAATGACTTTGCCTCCCCCTGGTAGCATCATTCCTGAACCATggattctccctccttccctgggCATTATTTCAGTTGTTCAGAGCATCAACATCTGATCAGAGTCCAAGCTAAAGTACCAAACACACATTCTTTTAATTTTCAAATACCACTTTGGCAATCTTCCAAAGCATCCCTCAGCGATACTTTTGGTTACCTGCAGACTTGATTATTCCAATGCCTTCTTGATTCCCTTTCAATTTTCTCACAAATGAGCTTATCAACAACCCTGTTAACAACCCTTATCAACATCCTGgcaacacactcatctctccgctgccatcaggtagaaggtacgggagcctgaaatctacaacatccacttcttccccacagccatcagacgattaaacacaacttcaaacaaactctgaactataacagcctattgcattttatctgtttatttatgtgtgtgtatatatatatatatatattctgtggtatatggacacactgatctgttctgtatttatgcctacaatattctgttgtgctgcagtaagcaagaatttcattgtcctatctgggacacatgacaataaactctcttgacttgacttgactgttgcACGTAGCCCAATTTGCAATACATTTCTCCCATCCTTCACTCCATATTCATCTTGTGGTTAAAATTCTTGTATGGCGTCACCTGTTTCTACTCTCCCTTAGTTTTACAAACCTCCAAGATCTTCTTTCTCaccctccagccccttcccctgtGATACACTGTTGCACACAGGCTTCCAATCTCTCCACCTTCCATTACCAAGTTAATTTGCCCACATAATACATTTGGGGTAATCAGGAATCCTACATGCAGTGTTCATTAATGTGTAATGGCAATGCTGAAAAAATAATCAAGAATAATGGAATGTTAACTTTTAAGTTTCAATGGCTGGAATAACAAAGAGAGTGCATTTTGCCACAGCTCTAGAAAGCTCTGATTAGGCTCTATCTGAAAAGTTTCAGGCTCACATCCCAGACATTACAGATTTTCTCAAATGAGACGTGGACATAAAGAGCTAGTTTACCAGTTTTGACATATTTAAGAATGAAAGAATCAAAATATTGCATTATTATATTATCCACAGAGAAGTGGCTGAACATAAATGAGTTACAAACATTATCTAGAGGATCATTGGCTAAAAGACCCGGGCAAATGCCTCACAGCTACATTGACCCGGGTTTGAATCTAATCTGTTGATCTgctctgtttgtgtggagtttgcatgctctccctttgactgcatggatttccccagtttcatcccacacgccaaagacaaacCAGGCTCAaggttaattaattaaactactcTGATTGTATGTGAGATTTAAGAGAATCAGGGTGAAATTGATGAGCAAATGATAAAGGTTGAAAGGAAATTAATAGGAGTTCTCTGAGATCTGGCTTAGAtacaatgggctaaatggccacTGTCTGTGTCCGGTCAAAGGGTTATTCATTGAAGAACTTagagggaaagaaagggaaaagagtttagtttagagatacaatgcgaaaacaggcccttcggtccacagagtcTGTGTTGACCagtgttccccgcacactaacactatcttacacacgggacaatttggacaatttacaatttttatcaggccaattaacctgcaaacttgcatgtctttggagcgtggcaggaaaccagagcatgcgGAGAAACCTGGTGGGTAATGTTGTGGAGGTGACTGGATTTGTAGGTTGGAAACTCTGGGAAGGATCAAATCTCATGTCAAATTTGTAATCAGTCTGAGTCAGCCTCTGAGCAGCTAGGGAGCGAGATAGTGGAGAGGGGATGGAGTTTGTTGCAAGGGTATCAAGGGTTTTTTGACAATGTGGGGTGAACCGGTCACTTGCCTTGGAAATGACAGAATCCTCCTTTGCAAAGAGTCAGTAGGATGATTTCATACTTGCTCTGGCTGCATCGTAGCTGGGCTGAATGGAAATCGGTGGCGATGTACCCACATTTACCACGGAGGATGAGAAAAGGGCGGTTCATCAGCCTCAGAATGAACTCTTCATTTGGTCCTGAAACAGAGCCCCAGAGACAGTCATCGGGAAGCCAATTCAAGGTATAGGTCCATCACATGCCCCTACAGCCCAGTAATCCACAATATCCAGCAGCTCAGCATTACAAAGGGGCGTTGCAGAGTCGGACAGGTTTACTGATTGGAATTTTGGAGAACCACAACTGCCTCTAAATGATGATAATGATCTGGACTCTCACATACACACTGGCAGACCACACAAAGCATAAGAAAGGGGAAACTATAGAATTTGGCACAGCATGAGATAGTCAGAAAGTTATAAAGCATGGAGACAAGCCATTCAACCCACCCAGGCCCTCGTtgaccatcaaacactcatcaacgTGACTGGCCTTGGAGGGgagaatgctcctcaaactgcagagcatcgtcgacaatacagctcaccccctccatgacacactggtcatcctgaggaataccttcagcaacagactggttccaccaagatgcagtatagaatgccacaggagatcctttttccctgtggcaatCAAAGTTTACAACTCCTACTCTTTTTGTCATGGGGTTGACtgacccccctcttcccctctcttccccccctccccctcactccccccactcccccccttccccctctcttcccccccccccccttcccccctctcttcccccccccttccccccttccctctctccccccccttccccctctcttcccctccccttccccttctcttccccccgcttccctcccccccctttccccttcatcctctctcccccccttcccctcttcttccccctctcttcccccgctctccccctttctctcctccccccctcctccaatctttgcacattccaatcctttccacttgtcactttaatttcatgtttcatatatcttgtggttcatgactgttggcagaccaatttccctcctgggataaataaagttctattttaTCGTATAATACATTCACCCTACGCTAATTCAATTTTAGTCTCGCATATGCTCTCTCCAGAAGACTTAAACAACTGTTGAACAATGTTCACTGTGTGGGCAGTACTAGGATTGTGATCTGATAATCTGAAGTCACCCATATGAGGAACATTCTTTCACTGAACATGGGCGAGAGGAGAAGGTGAGAAAAGGAGTCGAGTGACAATAGATCCAATAATAACCAGTTGGACTAAAGTCTTGCTTACCTGGCTGTTCAGCAGTGGCTATCATCTGTCCAATGGGTTTCATTGTCAGGTAGAGTTTGTTTGCAGCTTGTAACCTTACTTTGCCTTTGTTCCACTCCAGGGTGAAGTAAGTTGTCTTCTCGCTGTCATTCCCATTCGCCAGGATGTTGGCTGGTCTCCTCTGCTCAAAAAGACAAGTCACTATTTATATTTAAAGATCATTAACTTCAGATCTTAATGGTATTTTAATAGATCACATTGCTtcaggacaataggtgcaggagcaggccatttggcccttcgagccagcaccgccattcattgtgatcatggctgatcatccacaatcagtaccacgttcctgccttctccccatatcccctgaatgaTAAATCCCTTCAGGATTTCTGCAGCTGTCCATGCTGTCATAGCCATTGAAGTTTGGACGGGACTTGCTTAGGTACCAAAACCAGCCTTCTGCTGAATTCTAAGCACACCACACCAGCCCACTGTGAACTTTATTGCCCCTGGGCTAACGTACACCTGGACCCATTCACCAATCTCCCTCCCTACAATTGCTGATCTGCTTTCTGCCTTCCTGTCTGAGAATGCCTTGATGTAGGATTCCCATTGTTTGTCGGTTGTGACCTCAGATTTTCCCTTTCACTGGACCACAATCcagcccacatccctccattatCGGGGCATGTGCTGAATGCCAACTTTAAAATAAAGTTGTTGGCTCTGCCGGTGAAGCTTGAGGTTAATCATGTCCTCTACTTCCAACTTTCCTGCCTCCCTCCTTCCAGCACTCCCGCCCGCCTCTTCACATCTCTGATCTTTATTTCCTGTAAATATGTGAACAtactctttttagtttagagagacagtatggaaacaggcccttcagcctacgctgaccattgatcacccttgcACCCAGTTCTGTTGGCCTACTGTCACATCCATTGGACTTCTCCTATTCCTACACACAACTGAGCATTGGCAAAGAGAACAGGAGTTAATTGTGTTCTAAGGGGTATAGCATTAAGTCACTTTACAAGGTTTTTCTTTGTTGCAGGTTATTTTCCAGGGTTTCCTTGTCTATTGGCAAGATGGAAGGGGGAAGATGGAGTCTCAGAATGACAAGAAACTTACTGAAATCATTTTGAACATTAGTATTTCTAAAGGTAAAGATACAaggagtgttttaaaaaaaaaaagccacattTGCAATCAAACTGGAAATGCAAGAACTCTAAGACTCTGCAGTTAAAAGGTttttctttagtttggtttagtttagagatacggcgcggaaacatgggcccaccgtgtccacgccgaccagtatccccacgcattaacaccatcctatacccatagggacaatttttacatttaccaagccaattaacctacaaacctgtacgtctttggagtgtgggaggaaaccgaagatctcggagaaaacccatgcaggtcacggggggaatgtacaatcacactacagacagcatccgttgtcgggatcgaacccgggtctccggcgctgcgttcgctctaaggcagcaactctaccactgcgccaccgtgacattaTTGTACGAACACTGAATTTTCACTTCAGATTATCCTCACCCCTGGTGTTCTTCCACACACACTCATCTGTCCACTTAGCTTTATTTTACCTTTGATCATGTATGGATCTTGTTCAAAGGTCTAATGAATATCTTTGTCAGTGCAAAGGAGTCTTTATCACAGTATCAACGATAGGTTGAGAGATCTAACCAATGGTTTATGTTAGGCCTGCCAGGTCAGAGACAGCAGGAAGACAGAATTACACCACCTGCAAGATCACCTCCAAGACACCTCCCAATTTGGAAATGGATTGCTTTGTGTTCATCATCATTGGGTTTAAATTCTAGAATTTGTCAGGAATTAAATTCATGGAATTAAGTAAAAAGATCTAAAACAAAAATATTAGTATTAGCAATGGTGATTGTGAAACTGTTGGCTTGTTGTAAAAAGCCTGCCTGGTCACTTAGCTCATAAAATATATTCAGCATCAGTCAAAATCTGAATGACTCCACCAGACAACACATGCCAATGCTGTGTTGAAGCTATTGCAACGGTACCATGTAACACACCTGCACCAGAAGCTGTCCAGTTATTGTTCGTAATCTAACACAGTCCCTATTCAGGTTGGATTCATATTGGAAAAGCGAGAGCTCTGTGATATTCTCAGAACGGGCATAAACTTCTACTCCTAGGAGAAAAGAGAATTCAGTAATCATTAACTTGTAATATTCTTATTAGTGTATTAGTGGTAAATAAGgcatatggtatacttgccttcacgAGTTGGGACAAtgggtacaagagtcaggaagtcacgatgcagctttataggactttggttcagctacatttggagaattgagtgcagtcaatagacaatagacaataggtgcaggagtaggccatttggcccttcgagccagcaccggcattcaatgtgatcatggctgatcatccccaatcagtaccccgttcctgccttctccccatatcccctgacttcgctatttttaagagccctatctagctctctcttgaaagcatccagagaacctgcctccactgtcctctgaggcagagaattccacagactcaccactctctgtgagaaaaagtgtttcctcgtctccgttctaaatggcttactcctacatCTGAGATAAAAATGTAGTCGGTGACAGCAAGACtgatcggagaactgggaagggggagggatagagggcgagggaaagcaagggctatttgaagttagaaaagtcaatgttcataccactggggtgtaagctgcccaagcaaaatatatggtgctgttcctcctccaATATGCGATTCATGTGATGCACAGCTTCTGCCATCCACGTAACCCTTTTGTACCTCGTTCAATGACACATacatctgctcacccaccacctgCATTACCTGACTGCCCACATAGTGAAAAGGTGTGCACGTTTGCCTACAATCCATACTCCTTGCTATCGCCTTGCAGGTCCTGGGTTTGCCTGCAAGAGATGTATAACCAGACCAAAACTCACGCTCTAATTCTGTGTTATTTTGAACACCACTTCCTTCCTGGAACTTTCTAACGCTTTCCCGAACATTTAAACGTCCTTTAAATGTAAACAAAATCAGCCTGAAACAGTCGAGGTTTAAGAGCAATAACAGCAGTGGGATGAAGTGGGATGTGAGGGAACTCTTGTGCAACACCACGTCAGCATTAGCACAGGCTAGCTGGCCCAAGTGACGTGTTTTTGTGCTCTGGTGGGAAAATGGACTGACTGGTTCTTCCTACAGAATGCCAGCGTGAAACTGGtggcctgaatggcctctttTCATGACATCATGATTCTGTGACAATCTCTATTAGAAACCTTGAGCACataacttatgcccctgtcccacttgggaaacctgaacggaaacctctggagaatttgcgccccacccaaggtttccctgcagttcccggaggttgcaggtggttgccggaggttgcaggtagtggaagcaggtagtgagactgacaaaaacacccgggaaccaccgggaaccgcacggaaaccttaggtggggcgcaaagtttccagaggtttccattcaggtttcctaagtgggacaggggcaatgtAAACAGAAACCCAAAACTCTACTCCAAACACAAAATAGTGATAAATACCCAAAAGAACTGTATATACCAGTTTCTAGAATAAATTAGAAATTGAACACTACAGCTGTGCATGTTTAACCTTCCAGATTTCTCACCATAATTAATTGTCACATATTTGTTTGAACAGGTCTTCAGTGTGATCCAAGGCTTGGGTCTCTTGATGATGAAAACAGCCTCCATGCCTGATGGACACATTCCCGCTGAGAGAAGACCCGACCTTGAGTGAGGGAACAGGATGCCTTTCTCTCCAGCAGACAAGGTCATCATGTAACCGGCCTTCAGATGCAGAACAAAAGCTGTCTGCTTTGAGGGTTTGCTAAGCAGCTGACCTTCGGTGGTCAGGTAACTTAAGTCACTTGTTTGGAGATGGTACTTCCCGTGGTCAAAATGAAATAAGAAGATGCATTCTTCGGAGAAGGGAGCGGAGGCCTCAGCAATGGCCTGGCCTTGGGTATAGTGCATCCGCACATAGGACTTGGATTGGAGGTGGTACAGTGCAATTTGCGGATGCATGCTTAGATGTGGGATCCATTGCTGAGGGTTGGTTGCATCCTTCTGTGAACAGAAGACTTTATCTACATTACTCACAAGATAAGTTCCAAGCCTTAGGGATTTGAAGACCCAAGATCCATTTGACTGGTATTCCAAGAGAAACAAACTCAGCTCATTAGAAGGACCACATTTCATGGAGCCATTTATGTCGGGCTGCAGGGTCATTCCATTAAATGCATGCAGTTCGACCAGGACCTGAAGACCTTCTGTTGACTTGAATTTCACATCCCAGATCTGTACGATGGAAAACAAGAGACACATTTTAGTTTTGGTTACTTGCCTTTCCAATTCAATCGCAATAATCGCCTGCAATCCAATTCCTAGTACG
Coding sequences:
- the LOC129707880 gene encoding fascin-3-like, whose translation is MSSTDVSIGLVTSCGDYLTAEPSKNHVSLVTTSLGPKQIWDVKFKSTEGLQVLVELHAFNGMTLQPDINGSMKCGPSNELSLFLLEYQSNGSWVFKSLRLGTYLVSNVDKVFCSQKDATNPQQWIPHLSMHPQIALYHLQSKSYVRMHYTQGQAIAEASAPFSEECIFLFHFDHGKYHLQTSDLSYLTTEGQLLSKPSKQTAFVLHLKAGYMMTLSAGEKGILFPHSRSGLLSAGMCPSGMEAVFIIKRPKPWITLKTCSNKYVTINYGVEVYARSENITELSLFQYESNLNRDCVRLRTITGQLLVQRRPANILANGNDSEKTTYFTLEWNKGKVRLQAANKLYLTMKPIGQMIATAEQPGPNEEFILRLMNRPFLILRGKCGYIATDFHSAQLRCSQSKYEIILLTLCKGGFCHFQGK